The sequence CATTGCGAGTTCGAACAGCACCAAACTTGGTGAGCATGCGCGAGACTTTAGATTGATTGATATTGTCAAACCCTTCGAGCTTTAGTGCTTCAACAATCTCACTTTGTGAGCCGAAACGTTCTTGTTTCAAAAGGGATTTGAACTCGCGGACTAAATGGTCCTGTTTTTCGCTGTTTCGCATTACTTGTTCCACATATTATTGATTTTATGTTCACTGGAGAGCTTTACCTCAGTTGGTACAGTGTCTCATAGAACGAGATCATTCCCAAGTAATGGGATTGTTACTCGATAAAAACCTCTTATCTTGTGTGTCAATTCGTGATGAAGGACAGGCATTAGCAGGAATAGATGTGCGATGAGTGAGTAAGGTCGCAAAGGTGTAGTTACGTAATTGTAAATGCAAAGTAAATATTATAATTTCAGGCTTAATATATCAGGGAACAAAACGACCTCTAAATTATCCAAGGAGAACACAATGAAAGTCGCTGTTATCGGAGCTGCTGGTGGAATTGGACAAGCACTAGCCTTACTATTGAAAAACAACCTTCCTGCTGGTTCAGATCTAGCTCTTTATGACATTGCACCTGTAACTCCTGGCGTTGCTGCTGATCTTGGTCACATACCAACTCCAGTAACTGTTTCTGGTTTCTCAGGAGAAGATCCAACACCAGCATTAGTTGATGCAGATGTTGTATTAATCTCGGCAGGTGTAGCTCGTAAACCGGGCATGGATCGTGAAGATCTATTCAACGTGAATGCTGGCATTGTTAAATCATTAGCAGAAAAGATCGCAGTGGTTTGCCCAACAGCATGCATTGGTATTATCACCAACCCAGTCAACACCACCGTAGCAATTGCGGCTGACGTACTGAAAAAAGCCGGTGTATACGATAAGCGTCGCTTATTTGGTGTAACGACTTTGGATGTGATTCGCTCTGAAACGTTTGTCGGTCAATTAAAAGGGCTTGATCCAACCAAAATCAATGTACCTGTGATTGGAGGCCACTCTGGGGTGACGATTCTTCCTCTTCTTTCTCAAATCGAAGGCGTGGAATTTACTAGTGAAGAAGTTTCTTGGTTAACTATTCGTATCCAAGATGCGGGCACTGAAGTTGTTGAAGCAAAAGCGGGCGGTGGTAGTGCAACCTTGTCGATGGGACAAGCGGCTTGTCGTTTCGGTCTGTCGCTGGTACGCGCACTGCAAGGTGAAGCCAATATCGTTGAATGTGCTTATGTTGAAGGCAGAGGCGAACATACGCGATTCTTTGCACAGCCTGTTAAATTAGGCAAAGAAGGCGTTGAAGAGATTTTAGGTTACGGTGAGTTGAGTAATTTTGAAAGATCGTCTTTGGACGGCATGTTAGAAACACTGTCTAACGATATCAGCAAAGGTGAAGCATTCGCTAAATAGTGGGTGGCTGACCTGTTTTAGGACAGGACAATTAGATACGAGAAGCGGATCATGATGATCCGCTTTTTATTTGTTAGATATCGTGCTTGCGATCGACGCCAAGCGCAATTAATGCTGAGCGCGATTACTTGCTGCGTTTCACTGCAAGGTGCGCCAGTGCTTCAAGCGCTTGTTTCTCAGGGGAGTCAGCCAGTTTAGCTAACGCGGCAATCGCTTTATCTGCTTCCTGATTTGCGACTTTAGTGGTGTATTCTAGAGCGCCAGTTTGATGCATAGCGGCTAAAATTTCTTCTAGTCGATCCATTCCGTTGGCTTTCTCGATGGCTTCAACAATCATCTCTTTTTGTTCCTGTGAGCCATTTTGCATAGCGTACAGCAACGGAAGGGTAGGTTTACCCTCTGCTAGGTCATCACCCACGTTCTTGCCCATCTCTTTGCCGTCAGCGGTGTAATCTAATACATCATCAATGAGCTGGAATGCGGTGCCAAGGTGGCGACCGTAGGTTTGCATGGCCGTTTCCATCTCAGGGCTCGCTTCTGCCAAAATAGCGGATAACTGAGAGGCTGACTCAAACAGACGAGCCGTTTTAGAGTAAATCACCTGCATGTAGCTTTCTTCTGTTGTAGAAGCATCATTGCAATTCATTAATTGCTGAACTTCCCCTTCGGCGATGACGTTTACCGCTTCACTCATTAGCTCAAGGATCCTTAATGATCCTAAGCTGGTCATCATTTGGAAAGAGCGAGTGTAAATATAATCACCCACCAGTACGCTAGGTGCGTTGCCAAAGGCTGCATTCGCGGTTTCTTTGCCGCGTCGCATGTCTGATTCGTCTACTACATCATCATGTAACAAGGTCGCCGTATGGATAAATTCAATGAACGCAGCTGCCGTAATATGACCTTCACCTTGGTAACCTAACGCACGGGCTGCTAGGAGTGTGATGAGAGGGCGCAGACGCTTTCCACCGCCACTGACAATGTAGTAACCCAGTTGATTAATCAGAGTGACCTCTGAGTTTAATTGAGCTTGGATTGTTTGATCTACTTTTGCCATGTCGTCGGCAGTGAGGTCCTGGATAGCACTAAAGTCCATGATACTTCCGGTTTTGAGTTGCTACAAAGGGGTAGCTAAGATGATAATTAATGTCGAATTTTACACTAAAAAACGTTGCTAAATACAGCTGTAAAAGGCATCATTCTCACACTTTTATGTGGCGATTATCTTTTCGCCGATTTTTTTAAAATATGGCTTGTTTTATGTGATGCGTTCACGTAGAATCTGCGCCCTATTGATAAATTAGTTAGCGCACACCCAAACTGCCCAAAACAGGCAAAGGCTGTGCGGAAAAAGCGGAGTAAAATATGTACGCTGTTTTCCAATCTGGTGGTAAACAACACCGTGTAAGCGAAGGCCAAACTCTTCGTTTAGAGAAATTGGACGTTGAAACTGGTGCAACTGTTGAGTTTGACTCAGTTCTTATGATCGCAAACGGTGAAGAAATCACTGTTGGTGCTCCTCTTGTAGAGGGCGGTAAAGTTGTAGCTGAAGTGGTTAAGCACGGTCGTGGCGATAAAGTAAAAATCGTTAAGTTCCGTCGTCGTAAGCACTCTCGTAAGCAACAAGGTCATCGTCAGTGGTTCACTGAAGTGAAGATCACTGGCATTAACGCTTAAGTTTTAGGAGAGTTAAACAATGGCACACAAAAAAGCTGGCGGTTCTACTCGTAACGGTCGCGATTCAGAAAGCAAACGCCTAGGTGTTAAGCGTTTTGGTGGCGAATCAGTTCTAGCGGGTAACATCATCGTTCGTCAACGTGGTACTAAATTCCACGCTGGTAACAACGTTGGTATCGGTAAAGACCACACTCTTTTCGCTCTTACTGAAGGTAAAGTGAAATTTGAAGTTAAAGGTCCTAAGAACCGTAAATTTGTAAGCATCGATTCTGAGTAATTATTACTTAGAACAAGCTGAATTCAAAAGCCCTGCCAATTAGGCGGGGTTTTTTATTTTATAGGTACTCGGTTTCTTGGTCCTGGGTCCTAGAGATGATATCGGTCTCTTATGATGATTGATAACCCCTAGGGTCTAGCACCCAGATACCTAGAACCAAACACAATTGGATCTGCTACATTTGATCCAGTCGGGTATTCACACCAATACGGAGTGAGAAATGAAATTCGTAGATGAAGCAACAGTAAAGGTAGAAGCGGGTGATGGCGGTAACGGCATCGTAAGTTTCTGGCGTGAAAAGTTTATTACAAAAGGTGGTCCTGATGGGGGCGATGGCGGCGACGGTGGTGATATCTACCTTGAAGCTGACGAAAACCTTAACACACTGATTGATTACCGTTTCCAGCGCTTCTACGCCGCTGATCGTGGTGAGAATGGTCGTGGCGGTAACTGTACCGGTAAACGTGGTAAAGATCTGACTCTTAAAGTGCCTGTGGGTACTCGCGCCGTTGATATTCATACCAATGAAACTGTCGGCGAAGTGGCTGAGCACGGCAAAAAAGTTATGATCGCTAAAGGTGGTTGGCATGGCTTAGGTAACACACGCTTTAAGTCTTCAGTGAACCGCGCACCTCGTCAAAAAACAATGGGTACTAAAGGCGAGGTTCGTGAACTTCGTTTAGAGCTATTGCTGTTGGCTGACGTAGGTATGCTTGGCTTACCAAACGCAGGTAAATCTACTTTTATTCGCTCAGTTTCTGCGGCTAAACCAAAGGTAGCGGATTATCCGTTTACCACTCTTATTCCTAGCTTAGGCGTAGTCAGTGTAGTTCCGGAGAAGAGCTTCGTAGTGGCTGATATTCCTGGACTTATCGAAGGCGCAGCAGATGGTGCGGGCCTTGGTATTCGCTTCTTGAAGCACTTGGAACGTTGTCGCGTGCTGCTGCATATGATCGACATCATGCCGATCGATGAAAGTGATCCAGTACAAAATGCATTGACCATTATTGATGAACTAGAGCAGTACAGTGAGAAGTTGCTGAACAAACCGCGCTGGCTAGTCTTCAATAAAGTGGATCTTATGCCAGAAGATGAAGCGAACGAAAAGATCCAACAGATCTTGGATGCGCTAGGCTGGGAAGATCAATACTTCAAAGTATCTGCGATCAACAAGCAGGGTACTAAAGAGTTGTGTTACAAACTGGCTGACTTCATGGACAATCTACCTCGCGAAGCGGAAGAGATTGAAGAAGAAGACAAAGTTGACTTCATGTGGGATGACTACCACAAAGATGCAATGTCAGGCAGCAATGTCGTGACTGAAGACGACGATGATTGGGATGACGATGAAGAAGATGATGGCCACGTAATCTACGTGCGTGATTAGTATCTTCTGTAGACAATCATTTGATTTATAAACATAATAAAAAGAGCCTTGAATCCTTATTCAGGCTCTTTTTTTATTTGGCTGTACAGTTTCATCTCAAGGATATGAGAGTATGTATCTGAACAAGAAGATTTCTGATCTTGACGCGTTTATTTTCGCTAATTATCGCATTGTGCACGGTATTCGAATTGCGGTAGCCTTTGTTTTTACCCTGTTTGTTACCTCCTACTTTGCGCTACCTGAGCGTTCTTGGATCTTGATTACCTTATTTGTGGTTATTGGTCCTATGTCTTATCTAGGCAACGTATTACCACGAGCATGGCACCGAGTATTAGGTACAACTATCGGTGCGGTTTCAGGGATCTTAGGTCTGGCGATGAGTCAGCACTCTATGTTGTTGATGTACCTGTGGTGCTCGATTGTTATCTTTCTTAGTGGTTACTTTGCGTTAGGAAAGAGACCCTATGTTGGGATCTTAATTGGGATCACCTTAGGGGTGACAGTCGGCTCGTCGAATACCCATATTGATGTGGCGGTTTGGCGCGGCTTAGATGTGACTCTTGGCTGTATTATTGCAGTACTGTTTTGCCTTATTCATCCGCAACGCGCCTTTATACATTGGCGTTTACGTACCGCCAACACACTGACCAATTTCTCTAAGGTTTACCATCTTTCATACTCGCCAAATGTATTAGAAAAACCTAGCCTAGAGCCTTATCAAAGCATCATCATGAAACAAATGACGGTGATTAATACCCTTATTTCCCCCTCGGTAAAAGAAACCAAACTGAAGCGTCAGTTGCTAGATGCCATTAACAACCAAATGCGAAACCTATTGAACACCATAGGGTTACTTAATCACTCGTATTGGAGCGATAGGGAAAGTCATCTGAATATGTTGTGGTCTAAGTCTTTGAATAGTTGCCAGAAGCAGATAGAGCAGGAGTTGCAAGACCTTGCCTATTTAGTAGAAAAGGGTGAAATTCGAGGTGGTTTGAATGTGCAAGATATCGATGAGATCACCCGAGAATTAAAAAGCAATATTGCGGAGCTAGGCGGTGAAGAGTCGAATATCTACGGTTATGTATGGCTTAACTTGAAGTTGATTGAAGATTTAGGGGATTTAAAAAAGCTGCTTGTTTTAGCTTTGAATCTCTCACATGAGCATTAACGGTATCTTTATATGCAATATTGGTTGTTTTCAATCAATTAAAATTCAATTACGGGTATAGTTTTTTAGGCAAACCCAATAGAATATCGGCTTTATTTTAAACGATTTGTAAAGCAAGAATGGAATCAGAACAACGCTCTATCTCCCGCCTCATTGCTCAAGCTGGTCAAATGTTACATGCCCATGGTGCAGAAAGCGCCTTAATTGCTGGCATCATGGAACGTATTGGCCTAGCGTGTGGCATGGACGAGGTTGAAGTCTCTTTGTGTGCCAACTCTTTTGTCGTGACGACTGTGACCAGTGAACACTGTATGACAACAGCTCGTCGTTGTGCCGATAGAGGCATAAATATGCGTGTGGTAACAGAAGTTCAGCGTGTTTGCATCATGCTAGAAAAAGGCATACTCGATCATCATTTGGCGCAGCAGAAGTTAGATAAGATCACCCCTGAGCGTTACAATCGTTGGTTCGTTGTATTCATGATTGGCTTATCGTGTGCCTCCTTTAGCCACCTTGCTGGGGGGGATAAAGCGGTGTTTTGCATGACCTTTATTGCCTCAGCCATCGGTATGGTTGTGCGACAAGAGATTGGT is a genomic window of Vibrio neonatus containing:
- the mdh gene encoding malate dehydrogenase, whose protein sequence is MKVAVIGAAGGIGQALALLLKNNLPAGSDLALYDIAPVTPGVAADLGHIPTPVTVSGFSGEDPTPALVDADVVLISAGVARKPGMDREDLFNVNAGIVKSLAEKIAVVCPTACIGIITNPVNTTVAIAADVLKKAGVYDKRRLFGVTTLDVIRSETFVGQLKGLDPTKINVPVIGGHSGVTILPLLSQIEGVEFTSEEVSWLTIRIQDAGTEVVEAKAGGGSATLSMGQAACRFGLSLVRALQGEANIVECAYVEGRGEHTRFFAQPVKLGKEGVEEILGYGELSNFERSSLDGMLETLSNDISKGEAFAK
- the ispB gene encoding octaprenyl diphosphate synthase, producing MDFSAIQDLTADDMAKVDQTIQAQLNSEVTLINQLGYYIVSGGGKRLRPLITLLAARALGYQGEGHITAAAFIEFIHTATLLHDDVVDESDMRRGKETANAAFGNAPSVLVGDYIYTRSFQMMTSLGSLRILELMSEAVNVIAEGEVQQLMNCNDASTTEESYMQVIYSKTARLFESASQLSAILAEASPEMETAMQTYGRHLGTAFQLIDDVLDYTADGKEMGKNVGDDLAEGKPTLPLLYAMQNGSQEQKEMIVEAIEKANGMDRLEEILAAMHQTGALEYTTKVANQEADKAIAALAKLADSPEKQALEALAHLAVKRSK
- the rplU gene encoding 50S ribosomal protein L21, whose protein sequence is MYAVFQSGGKQHRVSEGQTLRLEKLDVETGATVEFDSVLMIANGEEITVGAPLVEGGKVVAEVVKHGRGDKVKIVKFRRRKHSRKQQGHRQWFTEVKITGINA
- the rpmA gene encoding 50S ribosomal protein L27, whose amino-acid sequence is MAHKKAGGSTRNGRDSESKRLGVKRFGGESVLAGNIIVRQRGTKFHAGNNVGIGKDHTLFALTEGKVKFEVKGPKNRKFVSIDSE
- the cgtA gene encoding Obg family GTPase CgtA, encoding MKFVDEATVKVEAGDGGNGIVSFWREKFITKGGPDGGDGGDGGDIYLEADENLNTLIDYRFQRFYAADRGENGRGGNCTGKRGKDLTLKVPVGTRAVDIHTNETVGEVAEHGKKVMIAKGGWHGLGNTRFKSSVNRAPRQKTMGTKGEVRELRLELLLLADVGMLGLPNAGKSTFIRSVSAAKPKVADYPFTTLIPSLGVVSVVPEKSFVVADIPGLIEGAADGAGLGIRFLKHLERCRVLLHMIDIMPIDESDPVQNALTIIDELEQYSEKLLNKPRWLVFNKVDLMPEDEANEKIQQILDALGWEDQYFKVSAINKQGTKELCYKLADFMDNLPREAEEIEEEDKVDFMWDDYHKDAMSGSNVVTEDDDDWDDDEEDDGHVIYVRD
- a CDS encoding FUSC family protein — encoded protein: MYLNKKISDLDAFIFANYRIVHGIRIAVAFVFTLFVTSYFALPERSWILITLFVVIGPMSYLGNVLPRAWHRVLGTTIGAVSGILGLAMSQHSMLLMYLWCSIVIFLSGYFALGKRPYVGILIGITLGVTVGSSNTHIDVAVWRGLDVTLGCIIAVLFCLIHPQRAFIHWRLRTANTLTNFSKVYHLSYSPNVLEKPSLEPYQSIIMKQMTVINTLISPSVKETKLKRQLLDAINNQMRNLLNTIGLLNHSYWSDRESHLNMLWSKSLNSCQKQIEQELQDLAYLVEKGEIRGGLNVQDIDEITRELKSNIAELGGEESNIYGYVWLNLKLIEDLGDLKKLLVLALNLSHEH
- a CDS encoding threonine/serine exporter family protein, coding for MESEQRSISRLIAQAGQMLHAHGAESALIAGIMERIGLACGMDEVEVSLCANSFVVTTVTSEHCMTTARRCADRGINMRVVTEVQRVCIMLEKGILDHHLAQQKLDKITPERYNRWFVVFMIGLSCASFSHLAGGDKAVFCMTFIASAIGMVVRQEIGHRHFNPMLNFAVTAFVTTFVSAQAVVFEIGNSPNVVMASSVLMLVPGFPLINAVADVLKGYINMGIARFVMGSLLTLATCLGIVAVSGVLGMFGVML